One segment of Setaria viridis chromosome 4, Setaria_viridis_v4.0, whole genome shotgun sequence DNA contains the following:
- the LOC117851623 gene encoding auxin-responsive protein SAUR40 yields MKRLLRRLSRVAAADACAAAASAGAYQPLSKAAASVSGARLLGGGARVPEGHVPVCVGEEGGPVERYAVRAELLGRPAFAALLRRAAQEYGYGHPGALRIPCAVADFRDLLIQLSSSTAADYADDEAAVYYY; encoded by the coding sequence ATGAAGCGCCTGCTCCGTCGGCTCTCCCGCGTGGCCGCGGCggacgcctgcgccgccgccgcctccgccggcgcgtaCCAGCCGCTCTCCAAGGCCGCCGCGTCGGTTTCCGGCGCGCGGctcctgggcggcggcgcgcgcgtcccCGAGGGCCACGTCCCCGTCTGCGTCGGCGAGGAGGGCGGCCCCGTGGAGCGCTACGCCGTGCGCGCCGAGCTCCTCGGCCGCCCGGCCTTCGCggcgctcctccgccgcgccgcgcaggAGTACGGGTACGGCCACCCCGGCGCGCTCCGCATCCCCTGCGCCGTCGCCGACTTCCGCGACCTCCTCATCCagctctcctcctccaccgccgccgactacgccgacgacgaggcggcggtcTACTACTACTAG